Proteins encoded by one window of Chondromyces crocatus:
- a CDS encoding ABC transporter ATP-binding protein, which translates to MQTPTSSASASEFSLAVEHIRKSFGSVQVLADVSFDARQGEFITLLGPSGCGKTTLLRIIAGLERADAGRVVVAGQGVDHLPANRRSVNTVFQSYALFPHLTVFENVAFGLRSRRVPSPEVNTRVQQGMEMLRIADFARRLPHQLSGGQKQRVALARALVNQPEVLLLDEPMSALDAKLRAEVQVELRRLQRSLGKTFVLVTHDQHEAMTVSDRIIVMNRGKIEQQGPTVEVYERPRNRFIAEFFGAANLLSAQRCGEQRVMTPAGELSVRQTPSWESGTVAIHPEWIEISDAPPAKNGVQAVVRESIYRGDHVELIMEPGPLRVQVSPRLRAEPGSTLWLSLPEERLEVLDD; encoded by the coding sequence GTGCAAACTCCCACCTCGAGCGCCTCCGCTTCTGAATTCAGCCTGGCGGTCGAACACATTCGCAAATCGTTCGGCTCGGTCCAGGTACTTGCCGACGTGTCGTTCGATGCGCGTCAGGGCGAATTCATCACGCTGCTGGGGCCATCGGGCTGCGGCAAGACGACGCTCCTGCGCATCATCGCCGGGCTGGAGCGGGCCGATGCAGGTCGCGTCGTCGTGGCCGGCCAGGGGGTGGATCACCTCCCTGCGAATCGGCGCTCGGTGAACACCGTCTTCCAGAGCTACGCCCTCTTCCCGCACCTCACGGTCTTCGAGAACGTCGCTTTCGGTCTCCGGTCACGTCGAGTTCCGTCGCCCGAGGTGAATACACGGGTGCAGCAGGGGATGGAGATGCTGCGCATCGCAGACTTCGCGCGTCGCCTCCCCCACCAGCTGTCAGGAGGCCAGAAGCAGCGGGTCGCCCTGGCACGCGCGCTGGTGAACCAGCCTGAAGTCCTGCTCCTCGACGAACCCATGTCCGCGCTGGACGCCAAGTTGCGCGCCGAGGTTCAAGTCGAGCTCCGTCGTCTCCAGCGCTCCCTTGGCAAGACCTTCGTCCTCGTCACGCACGATCAACACGAGGCCATGACCGTCTCGGACCGCATCATCGTGATGAACCGAGGTAAGATCGAGCAGCAAGGTCCGACCGTCGAGGTGTACGAGCGACCTCGTAATCGCTTCATCGCCGAGTTCTTCGGCGCAGCGAACCTCCTGTCGGCACAGCGGTGCGGCGAGCAACGGGTGATGACGCCCGCTGGAGAGCTGTCCGTCCGGCAAACCCCCTCGTGGGAGTCGGGGACCGTGGCCATCCACCCCGAATGGATCGAAATCTCCGACGCTCCGCCGGCCAAGAACGGCGTGCAAGCTGTGGTTCGAGAGAGCATCTACCGCGGCGATCACGTCGAGCTGATCATGGAGCCAGGCCCTCTGCGGGTGCAGGTGAGTCCACGCCTCCGCGCGGAACCGGGCAGCACGCTGTGGCTCTCCCTGCCTGAAGAACGGCTGGAGGTGCTGGATGACTGA
- a CDS encoding ABC transporter permease has protein sequence MTDREVSYGNLTTRRALFTQGALLLFGGLGWLASFLLLPGLILVLVAFLQRDTDGGVTWAFSLDSFRQLFGFTSTGLSSANLWIFLRSIALAVFTTVISVGLAYPMAFFIANAQPRRRLVWLSLVAIPLCTNLVIRTYAWKLLLSARLPPARLAATMGWIEAGRDLLPSWFAVCIGMISAALPFAVIALYPSVERLDRSLIEAAQDLYASPVRVFFQAILPQTVPGLSVAVLLTFVPAMGMFVITDMLGGAKHWLVGNLINHQFGPGRNVPYGAALSLVLIALTLVGVYSSRRQPGQGAEVL, from the coding sequence ATGACTGATCGAGAGGTCTCCTACGGCAACCTGACCACGCGCCGGGCCCTGTTCACGCAGGGTGCATTGCTGCTCTTTGGTGGGCTCGGCTGGCTTGCCTCCTTCTTGCTGCTGCCCGGTCTCATCCTCGTGCTGGTCGCATTCCTCCAGCGCGACACGGATGGAGGCGTCACCTGGGCATTCAGCCTGGACTCGTTCCGGCAGCTGTTCGGGTTCACTTCGACCGGGCTCAGCTCCGCCAACCTCTGGATATTTCTGCGAAGCATCGCGCTCGCGGTGTTCACGACCGTCATCTCCGTGGGGCTCGCGTACCCCATGGCATTCTTCATCGCGAACGCCCAGCCACGACGGCGGCTCGTCTGGTTGTCGCTGGTGGCGATCCCACTCTGCACGAACCTGGTCATCCGGACTTACGCCTGGAAGCTCCTTCTTTCAGCCCGACTGCCGCCGGCTCGGCTCGCCGCGACGATGGGGTGGATCGAAGCGGGCAGAGACCTGCTTCCGAGCTGGTTTGCCGTCTGCATCGGGATGATCTCCGCGGCGCTCCCGTTCGCCGTCATTGCGCTGTACCCGAGCGTGGAGCGACTCGACCGATCCCTGATCGAGGCAGCTCAGGATCTCTATGCCTCACCCGTACGGGTTTTCTTTCAGGCAATCCTGCCGCAAACCGTCCCCGGCTTGAGCGTCGCCGTTCTTCTGACGTTCGTCCCGGCGATGGGCATGTTCGTCATTACCGACATGCTCGGCGGGGCGAAGCACTGGCTGGTGGGGAACCTGATCAATCATCAGTTCGGCCCGGGGAGGAACGTCCCGTATGGTGCCGCGCTGAGCCTCGTGCTGATCGCGCTGACCCTGGTGGGCGTTTACAGCTCACGCCGGCAGCCAGGACAGGGCGCGGAGGTCCTGTGA
- a CDS encoding deoxyhypusine synthase family protein, whose product MEVRRVDECNTLGEIFMSCLPAFGGAYLRRIYTILDEAIGSGCPMTLAVAGPVTVSGQHQAWLIPLLETGWVGYLSTTDAVCYHDGHRSLDAHRQGAIREVPIFGDDGALRDERMIRVTDMAFPEDVLLDQDTFLTAHLAQPEFQKKMTGTELRFLLGRIYAQQERKHSLPRGLLATCHDMAIPIFVGATADGSVFLNSMKLWAMKQAGIIDHYELDIDLHAEVFEACAYHYWGLFESPIKALGTIILGGGVPKNFNLQPEPALGQVLGLPDISGYRFDVQIVTAPPTDGSLSSCTPGEAVTWGKVDRDTYVQTTEGMQADYSALMPFLVKALLENRDRYARWAERMGEEALFREHPKARGYLRPREGYRLFERREALSQRLLAEVKKNGDWLLSTLQSPTVVAGTTK is encoded by the coding sequence GTGGAGGTCCGCCGTGTGGACGAGTGCAATACGCTCGGCGAGATCTTCATGAGCTGTTTGCCCGCTTTCGGCGGCGCATACCTGCGGCGCATCTATACGATCCTCGACGAAGCGATTGGAAGCGGCTGTCCGATGACCCTCGCGGTTGCGGGGCCTGTCACGGTGTCCGGACAGCACCAGGCCTGGCTCATCCCGCTGCTCGAGACCGGATGGGTCGGCTACCTCAGCACGACCGATGCGGTGTGCTACCACGATGGCCATCGGAGTCTCGACGCGCACCGGCAGGGTGCGATTCGTGAGGTGCCGATCTTCGGCGACGATGGAGCGCTGCGTGACGAGCGCATGATCCGCGTCACGGACATGGCATTTCCGGAGGACGTCCTGCTCGATCAGGACACCTTTCTCACGGCCCATCTGGCCCAGCCCGAGTTCCAGAAGAAGATGACCGGGACCGAGCTACGCTTCCTGCTCGGGCGCATCTACGCGCAGCAGGAGCGCAAGCACAGCCTCCCGCGAGGGTTGCTGGCGACGTGCCATGACATGGCCATTCCCATCTTCGTGGGGGCCACGGCGGATGGCAGCGTGTTCTTGAACTCGATGAAGCTGTGGGCAATGAAACAAGCGGGCATCATCGACCACTATGAGCTGGACATCGATTTGCACGCCGAGGTCTTCGAGGCATGCGCCTACCATTATTGGGGCCTGTTCGAGAGCCCGATAAAAGCGCTTGGGACGATCATCCTCGGCGGTGGCGTTCCCAAGAACTTCAATCTTCAGCCCGAGCCAGCTCTGGGGCAGGTTCTGGGTCTGCCCGACATCAGTGGTTACCGCTTCGATGTCCAGATCGTCACGGCACCTCCCACGGATGGCTCCTTGTCGTCATGCACTCCCGGCGAGGCCGTTACCTGGGGCAAGGTAGACCGGGACACCTACGTTCAGACGACCGAGGGCATGCAGGCCGACTACTCGGCGCTGATGCCGTTCCTCGTGAAGGCGCTTCTGGAGAATCGCGATCGCTACGCCCGCTGGGCGGAGCGGATGGGGGAAGAAGCTCTCTTCCGCGAGCATCCCAAGGCACGTGGGTACCTGCGCCCGCGCGAAGGCTATCGCCTCTTCGAGCGCCGGGAAGCGCTCTCGCAGCGGTTGCTCGCCGAGGTCAAGAAGAACGGGGATTGGCTGTTGAGCACATTGCAGTCTCCCACGGTCGTGGCAGGTACGACCAAGTGA
- a CDS encoding SulP family inorganic anion transporter: MEEQASNTAPLPAQAGFLTKVWRSRLVAALLAGFVSGTLVVTFDISLAAVIFTGNLGNRLPLGIGIFLISSVVVGAIVAFGSSFRATIAAPQEDTSVILASMATGISAGVKAIDPAGDPFPTVVAAIAVTSAVTGAFFLILGLLRGGVLVRFIPYPVVGGFLAGCGWLLVQGALTVMVGEPVGFDNAATLLTTPDLTKCIPGLIFGVLLTAALRKYNKFGMLPGMLVGSIGLFYALVYLSGSTLDEAMAAGWLIGPFPEGALWPPLQPAELAEVHWSLIFKRAFDIAAVSLLATITILLSASGVELATEEEIDLDRELRATGLANLFGALAGGVVGYMSLPESSMNHKSGAYTRLTAIVAVLLSALVLVIGAESISNVPRPVLGGLVAFLGFSFLFETVYEGWFRLRRGEYLIVIVILLVIALVGFLQGVAVGLAVSLVLFAVSYSRIEVIRNAISGSNLRSNVGRKASEEKILDTCGPQIYVLQLQGFIFFGTAYGLLDRAQQRILDPTPMPVRYLVLDFRHVNGLDSSAVASFQRLRRIAESHQVMLMLTEVPPDIRNSLSRGGVVVEGDRVCRVFSDLDHGLEACENELIVEAPPTTIPPPVLSRDLAVVFNGPMEVVRFLGYLDRLELPAGYDLFRQGDASKDLYLIESGELTAWIALAGNRTKRLRTMGPGTVVGESGLYLDAKRSATVTANDAAVLYRLSYEALQRLTLEAPELAAAFHEFVARLLAQRIVDSTAAVKSLFN; encoded by the coding sequence ATGGAAGAGCAGGCATCAAACACCGCGCCGCTGCCGGCGCAGGCTGGGTTTCTGACGAAGGTGTGGCGTTCGCGGCTGGTAGCTGCGCTCCTTGCCGGGTTCGTCTCCGGGACCTTGGTCGTCACGTTCGACATCTCCCTTGCGGCGGTCATCTTCACCGGGAACCTCGGCAATCGTCTCCCGCTCGGCATCGGTATCTTTCTGATCAGCTCCGTGGTCGTCGGAGCGATCGTTGCCTTCGGTAGCTCGTTTCGCGCAACGATCGCCGCGCCCCAGGAGGACACGTCCGTCATTCTCGCCTCCATGGCCACCGGCATCTCCGCCGGGGTCAAGGCGATCGATCCGGCGGGAGACCCGTTCCCTACCGTCGTCGCAGCGATTGCAGTCACTTCGGCCGTCACGGGTGCCTTCTTCCTGATCCTCGGCCTCTTGCGAGGAGGAGTCCTCGTCCGCTTCATCCCCTACCCGGTGGTGGGTGGCTTCCTTGCAGGCTGCGGATGGCTGCTCGTGCAGGGAGCGCTGACCGTCATGGTCGGAGAGCCAGTTGGCTTCGACAACGCAGCGACGCTGCTGACCACCCCGGATCTCACCAAGTGCATCCCGGGCCTGATCTTCGGCGTCCTGCTCACTGCGGCGCTCAGGAAGTACAACAAGTTCGGCATGCTCCCAGGCATGCTCGTCGGCTCGATCGGGCTGTTCTACGCGCTGGTCTACCTTTCCGGCTCGACGCTGGACGAAGCCATGGCGGCGGGCTGGTTGATCGGTCCCTTCCCCGAAGGCGCCCTGTGGCCCCCGCTGCAGCCCGCCGAGCTCGCGGAGGTTCACTGGTCCCTGATCTTCAAGCGCGCGTTCGACATCGCAGCCGTCTCGCTTCTCGCCACCATCACCATCCTTCTCAGCGCTTCAGGCGTTGAGCTGGCGACAGAGGAGGAGATCGATCTCGATCGCGAGCTACGCGCGACGGGCCTGGCGAACCTCTTCGGCGCGCTTGCTGGCGGCGTCGTCGGCTACATGTCGCTGCCCGAGTCGTCGATGAACCACAAGTCGGGTGCATATACCCGACTGACGGCCATCGTGGCGGTGCTCCTGAGCGCGCTCGTCCTCGTCATCGGCGCGGAATCCATCTCCAATGTCCCGCGCCCCGTCCTCGGCGGGCTGGTCGCCTTCCTCGGCTTCTCCTTCCTCTTCGAGACCGTCTACGAAGGCTGGTTTCGTCTACGCCGCGGTGAGTACCTCATCGTCATCGTCATCCTCTTGGTGATTGCCCTCGTCGGCTTTCTTCAGGGGGTGGCCGTCGGACTCGCCGTATCTCTCGTGCTGTTCGCGGTGAGCTACAGCCGCATCGAGGTCATTCGTAACGCGATTTCCGGCAGCAATCTGCGGAGCAATGTCGGTCGTAAGGCCAGCGAGGAGAAGATCCTCGATACCTGTGGTCCTCAGATCTACGTTCTCCAGCTGCAAGGATTCATCTTCTTCGGCACGGCCTACGGCCTTCTGGATCGAGCACAGCAGCGTATTCTCGACCCGACGCCGATGCCCGTCCGCTATCTGGTGCTGGACTTCCGGCATGTGAATGGGCTCGACTCCTCGGCTGTGGCCAGCTTTCAAAGGCTGCGAAGGATCGCCGAAAGCCATCAGGTCATGCTCATGCTGACCGAGGTCCCGCCCGACATCCGGAACAGCCTCTCGCGCGGTGGAGTCGTCGTTGAGGGAGACCGCGTGTGTCGTGTCTTCTCCGATCTCGATCACGGCCTGGAAGCCTGTGAAAATGAGCTGATCGTCGAGGCCCCGCCAACGACGATCCCTCCCCCCGTGCTGTCACGCGACCTCGCCGTGGTGTTCAATGGCCCCATGGAGGTCGTCCGCTTCCTCGGCTACCTCGATCGCCTCGAGCTCCCTGCGGGGTATGACCTGTTCCGTCAAGGAGACGCCTCGAAGGATCTCTACCTGATCGAATCCGGAGAGCTGACCGCGTGGATCGCACTCGCTGGTAATCGGACCAAGCGCCTCAGAACGATGGGTCCGGGGACTGTGGTCGGAGAGTCGGGGCTCTACCTGGACGCAAAACGCTCTGCCACCGTGACGGCCAACGACGCAGCTGTCCTTTACAGACTCAGCTACGAGGCGCTGCAACGGCTCACGCTGGAGGCCCCAGAACTCGCGGCGGCGTTCCACGAGTTCGTGGCGCGTCTCCTCGCACAGCGCATTGTCGATTCGACTGCCGCCGTGAAGTCATTGTTCAACTGA
- a CDS encoding polyamine ABC transporter substrate-binding protein, with protein sequence MQRKHYKPAAVAGLVSLSVLAGCSNKSKEETRAPSDTAAAGSTATASAKAPTEVSLLIFAEYIEDKMVTDFEKSADVRLRITTYESSEEMETKLSYGGADSQYDVVVAASWATPRLVRKNLLRPLDHSKIPNLKNLDTQFSGPNFDEGNKYVAPYQWGTVGLMYDKKKLPNFEPSWGAILDPKKVAGTFILLDEMRDMLGVTLKYKGYSTNTTNPAEVREAGKVLQEAKANSKCLGFKGGVGAVQDVKSGSADIAVVWNGDALKEVNEDKDRLAFVTPNEGGVMWIDAMMMTRRAPNAEGGYKFINFILEPEVGARLSAFTQYATPNAAAKAHVPQEDQQNPAMYPPAALLPRLEYHRDLGENVKLFDETWTAVKAH encoded by the coding sequence ATGCAGCGAAAGCACTACAAGCCAGCCGCAGTCGCTGGGCTCGTCAGTCTCTCTGTACTGGCTGGCTGCAGCAACAAATCCAAAGAAGAAACGCGAGCCCCGTCGGATACGGCGGCTGCCGGCTCGACGGCGACAGCGAGCGCGAAAGCTCCTACCGAGGTTTCGCTGCTGATTTTCGCAGAATACATCGAAGACAAGATGGTCACCGACTTTGAGAAGTCGGCCGATGTACGATTGCGGATCACGACCTATGAATCCTCCGAGGAGATGGAGACCAAGCTCTCCTATGGAGGCGCCGACAGTCAATATGACGTCGTCGTTGCCGCCAGCTGGGCGACACCACGCCTCGTGCGAAAGAATCTCCTTCGCCCGCTCGACCATTCGAAGATCCCCAACCTGAAGAACCTCGATACGCAGTTCTCGGGTCCGAACTTCGACGAGGGCAACAAGTATGTGGCCCCGTATCAGTGGGGCACCGTCGGGCTCATGTACGACAAGAAGAAGCTGCCCAATTTCGAGCCTTCCTGGGGCGCAATCCTCGATCCGAAAAAGGTCGCCGGCACCTTCATCTTGCTCGACGAGATGCGGGACATGTTGGGCGTGACACTCAAGTACAAGGGATACTCGACCAACACGACGAATCCTGCAGAGGTCCGGGAAGCTGGAAAGGTGCTGCAAGAGGCGAAGGCGAATTCCAAGTGCCTGGGCTTCAAGGGCGGCGTCGGCGCAGTGCAGGACGTCAAGAGCGGCTCGGCAGACATCGCTGTCGTCTGGAATGGCGACGCCCTCAAAGAGGTCAACGAAGACAAGGATCGCCTCGCTTTCGTCACCCCCAACGAAGGTGGGGTGATGTGGATCGACGCGATGATGATGACCCGACGCGCCCCGAATGCTGAGGGCGGCTACAAGTTCATCAACTTCATCCTCGAGCCGGAGGTCGGTGCTCGGCTGAGCGCGTTCACCCAGTATGCGACCCCGAACGCTGCAGCGAAGGCTCATGTGCCGCAAGAGGATCAACAGAATCCGGCGATGTACCCGCCGGCGGCACTGTTGCCTCGCTTGGAGTACCACCGTGATCTCGGGGAGAACGTGAAGCTGTTCGACGAGACCTGGACGGCGGTCAAGGCGCACTGA
- a CDS encoding ABC transporter permease, which produces MKRWGKLTPIAVCVGFLLLYAPLMAVALYSFNAAEKGSVWAGFSLRWYAQLLADPETNRRAWEVREATMNTLVLGVTSTIVSTILGTMLALGMQRFPWPSSVSKLLQIAVDVPVITPDIIVAAALIVGFNLLRFVSPSFNLGMSAMIIGHVTFQIAFVALVVRSRLVLMGPTLSEAARDLYASSWYHFHRVTLPLLWPAIVGGAMLAFTLSLDDFVISFFTCGPSSSTLPIYVYHSQMRGLRTDLFAVSTLLVLGTVVLVLTLERLTRWKRD; this is translated from the coding sequence GTGAAACGGTGGGGCAAGCTCACCCCCATCGCCGTCTGCGTCGGCTTCCTGCTCCTCTACGCGCCGCTGATGGCGGTGGCGTTGTACTCGTTCAACGCTGCCGAGAAAGGCTCGGTCTGGGCGGGGTTCTCCTTGCGCTGGTATGCCCAGCTGCTGGCAGATCCCGAGACGAACCGGCGCGCCTGGGAAGTCCGCGAGGCGACGATGAATACGCTCGTCCTCGGCGTCACGTCGACGATCGTGTCGACCATTCTGGGGACGATGCTGGCGCTCGGAATGCAGCGCTTCCCATGGCCCTCGTCGGTGAGCAAGCTTCTGCAAATCGCCGTCGACGTCCCGGTGATTACTCCAGATATCATCGTCGCAGCAGCATTGATCGTCGGATTCAATTTGCTTCGATTCGTGTCGCCTTCATTCAATCTCGGAATGTCGGCGATGATCATTGGCCACGTGACGTTCCAGATTGCCTTCGTGGCGCTCGTTGTTCGAAGCAGACTCGTCTTGATGGGTCCCACACTGAGTGAGGCTGCACGCGACCTCTACGCGAGTTCCTGGTACCACTTCCATCGTGTAACGCTGCCGTTGCTCTGGCCTGCGATCGTTGGTGGCGCGATGCTGGCGTTCACTCTGTCGCTGGACGATTTTGTCATCAGCTTCTTTACATGCGGGCCAAGCTCGTCCACACTTCCAATCTACGTCTACCACTCGCAAATGCGAGGCCTCCGTACGGATCTGTTTGCGGTGTCTACGCTGCTCGTACTGGGGACCGTGGTACTCGTACTCACCCTGGAACGCCTCACCCGCTGGAAGAGGGACTAG
- a CDS encoding AAA family ATPase, translating into MSPLVPDFILQQDALGKTEGSLTAAVLIVDISGFTEVTERMMEHARSGAELLAETLRFYFDPLIAAVHLAGGFIVGFAGDSFTAIFPETPERKVAEYTLGAAIAMRRFFNEHPERQTPHGSFPFSFKLAITWGLVEWGIVRVSNTRAYHHFFGSAIQDCLSVIRHAHRGDILIDRAFCDRIPPASAKAVQDVAGSYKLSAEVKLAPRDPVPRSDVAGDGAAFLPPGVTDMPLEGEFRNVSSVFLSFDNLHSLPELTRLLHELGELYGGTFTGIYLGDMGMSALVHFGAPIAHENDNDRALDFALELKKRGLRSMRLRAGITRDVRYAGFNGGTESREFACLGRATNLAARLVMKAPWGAIWADEQVFRASETSYQWTTENIFRFKGFELPILVYSLERRRISVQKEFYDLGLIGRESELEQIGRGMQPIFEGRSAGVVYIEGEPGLGKSYLVQRYRHKLEEQQGERPFLWIDARCDQTLQSSLNAFEFALKEYFWESSAIGKEEKLTNFEDALEYLLERLPESQAALRREIERAKSIYAALIGIRWDDSPYERLHPKLRYTSTLSALSFVFLAECSLQPVILHLEDAHWADEDSLEAVRVILRACRGLPIAVLITTRRKDDGTPVRIPLDPGTAEHVVELKPLSRDQLLALAVPFFGGPMPDMLATLLCETAGGNPFFAQEILAFWLEDGRYGSSSSSISISNTFMPPKNVNSLLISRLDRLDARVKQTIVAAAVLGREFDLRVLRKMLPDQSVLEEHVRVGEAQCIWSGMNEHRFQFSNALLRNAAYEMQSRARLQELHRLAAEAIEGLYGEDLEDQLVALGRHWRRAGKIDHARRYFLAGARKAAARYAHEEATRLYRVYFKLSPDPTPESVVVRYEFARDVLEARGRFQEARQEHIRVLTEAQKLRDRATEALGFLGLGRAHWAMQQPDEARTYWEEGLIAAHEGGNLPTEGMLLGSLATIYAQQAQFEVARAHYTRAITIARQIGNRREEGRLLTDLAKLHRQSGRLGDAVTCQEQAAAIERDLSAGVA; encoded by the coding sequence ATGAGCCCGCTCGTCCCCGACTTCATCCTCCAGCAGGACGCTCTCGGCAAGACCGAGGGGAGCCTCACGGCGGCGGTCCTCATCGTCGACATCTCGGGTTTCACCGAGGTCACGGAACGCATGATGGAGCACGCCCGATCAGGGGCCGAGCTCCTTGCAGAGACGCTCCGGTTCTATTTCGATCCGCTGATCGCCGCCGTCCATCTGGCAGGTGGTTTCATCGTCGGCTTCGCGGGAGACTCTTTCACGGCGATTTTTCCGGAGACTCCCGAACGCAAGGTGGCGGAGTACACGCTCGGTGCGGCCATCGCGATGCGTCGTTTCTTCAACGAGCATCCAGAGCGGCAGACGCCACACGGAAGCTTCCCCTTCTCGTTCAAGCTGGCGATCACTTGGGGCCTGGTCGAGTGGGGAATCGTTCGTGTCTCCAATACACGCGCCTACCACCACTTCTTCGGCTCTGCGATTCAAGACTGCCTCTCGGTCATCCGGCACGCGCATCGGGGAGACATCCTGATCGACAGAGCGTTCTGCGATCGGATCCCACCAGCGAGCGCGAAGGCGGTGCAGGACGTCGCTGGAAGCTACAAGCTCAGCGCCGAAGTCAAGCTGGCCCCTCGGGATCCTGTTCCCCGTTCAGACGTTGCTGGCGATGGTGCTGCGTTCTTGCCGCCAGGTGTCACGGACATGCCCTTGGAGGGCGAGTTCCGCAATGTCAGCAGCGTGTTCCTGTCCTTCGACAACCTCCACAGCCTCCCGGAGCTGACGCGCCTCTTGCATGAGCTCGGAGAGCTGTATGGGGGCACCTTCACAGGGATCTACCTGGGTGACATGGGGATGAGCGCGCTGGTCCATTTCGGTGCGCCGATTGCCCACGAAAACGATAACGATCGTGCGCTCGATTTTGCCCTCGAACTGAAGAAGCGCGGCCTTCGGTCAATGCGCCTCCGCGCCGGCATCACGCGTGACGTTCGCTATGCCGGTTTCAATGGCGGCACGGAGAGCCGAGAGTTTGCGTGCCTCGGGCGAGCGACGAATCTTGCGGCGCGTCTCGTCATGAAGGCGCCCTGGGGGGCGATCTGGGCTGACGAACAAGTCTTTCGAGCAAGCGAGACGAGTTATCAGTGGACCACTGAGAACATTTTTCGGTTCAAAGGGTTCGAGCTTCCCATTCTCGTCTATTCGCTCGAGCGACGGCGCATCTCGGTCCAGAAAGAGTTCTACGATCTCGGTCTGATCGGCCGTGAGTCCGAGCTCGAGCAAATCGGTCGCGGAATGCAGCCGATTTTTGAAGGTCGCTCGGCCGGTGTCGTTTACATCGAGGGCGAGCCTGGCCTTGGCAAGAGCTACCTCGTTCAGCGTTATCGTCACAAGCTGGAGGAGCAACAGGGAGAGCGTCCGTTTTTGTGGATCGACGCTCGGTGTGATCAGACCCTGCAAAGCTCACTCAATGCGTTCGAGTTCGCGCTGAAGGAATACTTCTGGGAGTCCTCGGCGATTGGTAAGGAGGAGAAACTCACCAATTTCGAGGATGCGCTGGAGTATCTGCTGGAGCGGCTGCCGGAGAGCCAGGCCGCACTACGCCGAGAGATCGAGCGAGCGAAGTCCATCTATGCCGCGCTGATTGGCATCCGATGGGACGACTCCCCCTATGAGCGCCTCCATCCGAAGCTCAGGTATACGAGCACGCTCTCTGCGCTGAGCTTCGTGTTCCTCGCCGAGTGCTCGCTTCAGCCCGTCATCCTTCATCTCGAGGACGCACACTGGGCCGACGAGGACTCTCTGGAGGCCGTTCGCGTCATCCTCCGGGCTTGTCGTGGGTTGCCGATCGCCGTGCTGATCACGACCCGGCGCAAAGACGACGGTACGCCCGTACGGATTCCGCTCGATCCAGGGACCGCCGAGCACGTCGTCGAACTCAAGCCCCTGTCCCGAGACCAGCTGCTGGCGCTCGCGGTTCCCTTCTTCGGAGGGCCGATGCCAGACATGCTGGCGACGCTGCTCTGCGAGACCGCGGGTGGTAACCCGTTCTTCGCACAGGAGATCCTCGCGTTCTGGCTCGAAGACGGGCGGTATGGGTCGAGTTCGAGTTCGATCTCCATCTCGAACACGTTCATGCCGCCGAAGAACGTCAACAGTCTTCTGATCTCGCGCCTGGATCGGCTGGACGCGCGAGTGAAGCAGACAATCGTGGCGGCCGCGGTGCTGGGTCGAGAATTCGATCTCCGTGTGCTTCGAAAGATGCTGCCCGACCAGTCGGTGCTCGAAGAGCACGTGCGCGTCGGAGAGGCGCAGTGCATCTGGTCCGGGATGAACGAGCATCGCTTCCAGTTCAGCAACGCCCTCCTGCGGAACGCGGCGTACGAAATGCAGTCGCGCGCTCGTCTTCAGGAGCTGCATCGCCTGGCGGCGGAGGCCATCGAGGGGCTTTACGGAGAAGACCTCGAGGATCAACTGGTGGCCCTTGGGCGGCACTGGCGCCGAGCTGGTAAGATCGACCATGCCCGGCGCTACTTCCTGGCGGGTGCCCGCAAAGCGGCTGCACGTTACGCTCACGAAGAAGCGACTCGCCTCTACCGGGTCTATTTCAAGCTCTCACCCGATCCGACTCCCGAAAGTGTCGTCGTGAGGTACGAGTTCGCGAGAGATGTGCTGGAAGCCCGCGGCAGGTTCCAGGAGGCGCGCCAGGAGCACATTCGGGTGCTCACCGAGGCGCAAAAGCTGAGGGACCGCGCGACGGAAGCGCTCGGGTTCCTGGGTCTGGGCAGAGCCCACTGGGCGATGCAACAGCCCGACGAGGCACGCACCTACTGGGAGGAGGGGCTGATCGCTGCTCACGAAGGAGGAAACCTTCCGACCGAAGGCATGCTCCTCGGCAGCTTGGCCACCATCTACGCTCAGCAAGCACAGTTTGAAGTGGCGCGCGCCCACTACACACGCGCAATTACGATCGCACGTCAGATAGGTAACCGCCGTGAGGAAGGGCGCCTCCTCACCGATCTGGCCAAGCTGCATCGACAGAGTGGAAGACTCGGCGATGCGGTTACATGTCAGGAACAAGCGGCAGCAATCGAGCGTGATCTGAGCGCGGGCGTCGCGTGA